Within Mercenaria mercenaria strain notata chromosome 15, MADL_Memer_1, whole genome shotgun sequence, the genomic segment aacaacttctcaagGACTGATTAAGggattaaacttggtctgtagcatcattgcaaGGTCCTccaccaaatttgttcaaatgtgggaATCCAGCACCCTTCTAAGAGTCAATAGAGCTTGatacagaaatacatttgtaCCTTTAACAATTTCTTCCCATGAACCAGAGGATGACGATAACCGTTACAAAGAGACCTGCTCCAATGGTCTATGTTTGTTTTTCCTATCCAGTTTTAAAGACCTCAGTAGCATATtgtgtttgaactgtttgtcatctgtcagactaatttttgtacatgtaatcAACTTCTGCTGCCTCGGGAACTTTCAACACCTTCAGCATGTTATGGCTCTCTTTCAAATTTGCAAATTCTCTAGCCTGTCTAAGCTCTGAAACTCAGGTGACagacctagggccatcatggtcctcttgtttaaaatgtggcgACAAGAAGACAATTGTGTTAAAAAGATTCTGCACCATGTACAGTggtaaaaaaatcatagaaaaaaatctccacaatctttattttataacaaagaaAGTAAAACTGACCATTAACTCATCTGAAGCATATAAACAGtgattaatttgattttatctgaCACATGTATATTCCTTGGGTAACTGAAACATCTATGAAcattatttgttttgtccttttaaacggaattgtattgaaaaaatatattctctCTATTCgttcttttttgaaattataaCTCATTTTGTTTGAAGTGCAAAAGGAAAGACACCGCGTGTAATAAGAAAAAAGTTCCAAAAATGACATAGCAATTGTTATTTCTGGTTGAATTCAGTTTCAAAAATCTAAGTTTTACATCTCCAAAAAAATCATAAAGGTGTATACATTGATTCCGTTCCTTCTATTTATAGACTTATCTATTCTCTTTCTCAGTTTATTCTCTTGTCTTATCAACGTATCATAaggcataaaaaattgtttgtttccggtatcccgacctaccctaaagttTTGGCCCTacccttaatgtttttatggccttggagactATTTGTTTTCAACTCTTTAACAAAAAGtagcaaaactgcatttttatgcACTAAagatggtcagtgatgttagaaatcaacttactgatgctctgaatACATTacctccttatttgtattcatttcttgacacaaaaataatttccgaaaagtctcaataaaaaaaatccaaaaacaaaaaaatccgacctacctaccaaGGCCCCaaatttttagcatgttaccggaaacaaatattttttaaggcCTAACATTATTTTTGTCGACCGAGACACGCTTTCGCTGGTATCCTAGCATTTAAAATTTACATGTTACATATTTTCTCAATGCATTCCTACATTTTAGTTTTTATAGCACGGTTAGTGCCCCTTTATTCGTGAGAGATTTTTCCGCGAACTGTGTCTTAATGCTGGATAACAAATCCATtcacaaatgaaatttaaaaagtgaaTATAAATAAGACAGAGTCACAAATGGCTTACACTTACAATAGAAAACTCCCATCAAAATCAGTTTGGTGATCAattcaaaaccagtaaagatattttgaagaaaacaacaacaacaaaaaaaaaaacaatccagTATGTAAAGAGACATCAGGAAAAGCACTATTGCTACGGAAGAGGCAGATCAAACAGTATGTTACTTTGTTTTGGTTTtactaaatcattttttttaattaaatcgaGACAATTTTAGCTTGGGGACACTCTTAAAAGCGGTGCAATACTACGGCCCTAAACAGTTAACAGTAGTTGAAATGACTGATCTTCCGTGATTTATAATTACAAATCTTTTGTACACGAGTTGTAACGACTAATACTCCCACTGTTTTATCTTGCATTATTTGTGACAATGCCTTATCTATATATCAAGTGTTTAAGTTAGGTCAGGGAGAACGAACAATGGCGGTCTTAAACATTCTTAAAGTCATAACTTTTATGTGTTTGCTTGTAATACCAAACATTGTAAATGCTGACATAGATAGTGACACGGAGGACATATCAAGATACAGTGATGGAGATATTCTTAAACAGGTTCTTTCAAAAATGGAAGCTATGCATGCAAAAATAAAGAAGTTGGAAAAGTCggagtcaagtttgaaacagtcTATCAGCGTTCTAATTGGAACTACCGCACAGTTCCGGCTACAGATCGCAGACCTTGAACAATCCAATAAAGAAAAAGGAGAAAGGATTTCATTTCTTGAAAATAAACTGGCAAGTAGTAGTGAATTGGATCGTGCCGTTAACAGAGACACACAGGAAGCTGAACATGCTGTTGTGAACGGAAAGGTGTCaggaaaagaaaaagaagttaGAACAGACGTTGATAACGGAGCGACTGAAACTATTAGAAGAGAAAACGACAGGCCAACGATAAGAGGTAAAACATATACTGTTATCGATATTAATAGATCGGAAACAAGTGATAGATATCAAAATCTTGGAAAATGATATTATATGTTCAggaaatatatagatataatgGCCTGCTTTGCAAATGACCCCATTGCTTTGGTATCGTTATGTAAGTGTTtcttttaacctttatcctgctaaatttctataatgaacatgtccatctttcaatttgaacagtaccattaactgttaaaaggggtgcttaccaaataaatactgactgaatggcgaacagtgcacaacatgatcagactgcatagatgtgcaggctgatcttggtctgcactggtcgcaaaggcagaatcacttgccgccagcaggctaagggttttaAGCAGTGGTGAGTACAAGTATCATGTTTGCAATATGTTTTGCAGTGCCAAATGCAAATATCATTTGTGCTAAATGCATATCAATTTGCTTTACTGTTTGCAGAATCTCGCCAAGTTCCAGAACAAGTGGCTTTTACCGCATACTTAGATCACGTGATAAGAAATTTAGGCAAAGACCAACCCATCGTTTATAATATGATATTACTGAATGAGGCTGGGGCTTACAGTGTCAACAGTGGTGAgtataaataatacatttaagAAAACAGTGTCTATCGATCAAACCCTATGGATTTTTTCTACTATAATACGGAAGGTTAAGGATAAAGGATCTTTAATCTTAGACATTGTCATTTATATAAAGCTGCTGTAAgatgataaaatcattttgaaatttttttaactgGACGAGTTGTTACAAAATTTCGAGGTAAAACATACTGTGGTTGCCTAAATGGAGCAAAtgcactgttgtttttttcttttaaattttagtgaatccatatttttttcaggaatatttCGTGCGCCTGTGGCAGGAGTGTATCTGTTTTCATGGTCCGCAACAGCCAGGAAGCTACCGGGCGAAAGTCCTCACGATATATGGATAAAACTAGTCGTAAATGGCGTCCATATGGTATATTTTCGCATTTCGGATTTCtttctttctatatttctatTAACCTAAATTTGATAATTCTACGAAACTTACCCATCTATAAGTACTCTTATCTAGATCCAGTTTTTTTTCATAGCAGCCTCGATATCGTCCGCTTTGAAatcggaaggtctgtggttcgatccctggccgcgtaaTAACAAAGCTA encodes:
- the LOC123562575 gene encoding uncharacterized protein LOC123562575; protein product: MAVLNILKVITFMCLLVIPNIVNADIDSDTEDISRYSDGDILKQVLSKMEAMHAKIKKLEKSESSLKQSISVLIGTTAQFRLQIADLEQSNKEKGERISFLENKLASSSELDRAVNRDTQEAEHAVVNGKVSGKEKEVRTDVDNGATETIRRENDRPTIRESRQVPEQVAFTAYLDHVIRNLGKDQPIVYNMILLNEAGAYSVNSGIFRAPVAGVYLFSWSATARKLPGESPHDIWIKLVVNGVHMVGAVAESRSDGDDNQGSNTVVLRLNQGDEVWTAHYGGTDIYGADNERTTSFTGVLLYMD